One Streptomyces sp. NBC_01237 genomic region harbors:
- a CDS encoding response regulator, which yields MTKVLVVDDDFMVAKLHSRYVSAMAGFTVVGVAHSGAEALRAARRLRPDLVLLDIYLPDIDGISVLRELRAAEERDADGHSADALFITAARDAGVVRAALRAGALHYLIKPFHRSALVEQLHHVASLRNRLDALDEARQEARQEDVDHIFGTRPPGSRELPKGLAAHTADLVERILREHPQGLSASECAQAGALSRVSTRRYLEYFAETGRAEVTLRYGGTGRPERRYRALS from the coding sequence GTGACAAAGGTGCTGGTGGTGGACGACGACTTCATGGTCGCGAAGCTGCACAGCCGCTATGTGTCCGCGATGGCCGGATTTACGGTCGTCGGGGTGGCCCACAGCGGCGCCGAAGCGCTGCGCGCGGCCCGGCGGTTGCGCCCCGATCTGGTACTGCTCGACATCTATCTGCCCGATATCGACGGGATCAGCGTGCTGCGGGAGCTGCGTGCGGCGGAGGAGCGGGACGCGGACGGGCACAGTGCCGACGCCCTCTTCATCACCGCCGCCCGCGACGCGGGCGTGGTCAGGGCGGCGTTGCGGGCCGGTGCGCTGCACTATCTGATCAAGCCGTTCCACCGGTCGGCGCTGGTGGAGCAGTTGCACCATGTGGCCTCGCTGCGCAACCGGCTCGACGCCCTGGACGAGGCGCGGCAGGAGGCCCGCCAGGAGGACGTGGACCACATATTCGGCACCCGCCCGCCGGGCTCCCGCGAACTGCCCAAGGGGCTCGCGGCGCACACGGCCGATCTGGTGGAGCGCATCCTGCGGGAGCACCCCCAGGGGCTGTCCGCGTCCGAGTGCGCGCAGGCGGGGGCGCTCTCCCGGGTCAGCACCCGCCGCTACCTCGAATACTTCGCGGAGACGGGGCGGGCCGAGGTGACGCTGCGGTACGGGGGCACGGGACGGCCCGAGCGCCGCTACCGGGCCCTGAGCTGA
- a CDS encoding lytic polysaccharide monooxygenase: MADAAGRQRELIPDGKLCSAGNGRLRGPDLPRADRPATGMPAGGHAFRFRATAPHRGFFAPCLTRAGYDPAKPLARSDLAEKPFAEATDPKLEGGSYVFRGTVPERSGRQVLAGTGSTSGGSNAYLVMGGTTALAVGAAVLFASVRRRGVSAARHRR, from the coding sequence ATGGCCGATGCGGCGGGCAGGCAACGGGAGTTGATCCCTGACGGCAAGCTGTGCAGCGCGGGCAACGGCAGGTTAAGGGGACCCGATCTGCCGCGCGCCGACCGGCCGGCGACCGGGATGCCGGCGGGCGGCCACGCCTTCCGCTTCCGGGCCACGGCACCGCACAGGGGTTTCTTCGCGCCCTGCCTCACCAGGGCGGGCTACGACCCGGCGAAGCCCCTGGCCCGGTCGGACCTGGCGGAGAAGCCGTTCGCCGAGGCCACCGATCCGAAGCTGGAGGGCGGTTCGTACGTCTTCCGAGGCACCGTGCCCGAGCGTTCGGGGCGGCAGGTGCTCGCCGGGACCGGGAGCACGAGCGGCGGCAGCAACGCGTACCTGGTGATGGGCGGGACCACCGCGCTCGCCGTCGGCGCGGCCGTGCTGTTCGCCTCGGTGCGCCGCCGGGGCGTGTCCGCCGCCCGGCACCGCCGCTGA
- a CDS encoding esterase/lipase family protein produces the protein MLPRTRASRTPRARRTLAALLLAVAALATPTATAAAATPAASTVAAEAATSRGWNDYSCKPSAAHPRPVVLVHGTFGNSIDNWLVLAPYLVNRGYCVYSLDYGQLPGVPFFNGLGPIDKSAGQLDTFVDKVLAATGAPKADLVGHSQGGMMPNYYLKFLGGAGKVNALIGIAPDNHGTTLLGLTKLLPYFPGAEDLLTAKTPGLADQIAGSPFITKLNAGGDTVPGVRYTVIATRYDEVVTPYRTQYLDGPNVRNVLLQDLCPVDLSEHVAIGTIDRIAFHEVANALDPARATPTTCASVVG, from the coding sequence ATGCTGCCCCGGACACGTGCGTCGCGCACCCCTCGTGCGCGCAGGACACTCGCCGCACTGCTCCTCGCCGTCGCGGCCCTCGCCACCCCCACGGCGACCGCCGCCGCGGCCACCCCCGCCGCCTCCACGGTCGCCGCGGAGGCCGCCACCTCCCGTGGCTGGAACGACTACTCCTGCAAGCCCTCCGCCGCCCACCCCCGTCCGGTCGTCCTGGTCCACGGAACCTTCGGGAACTCGATCGACAACTGGCTCGTCCTCGCCCCCTACCTCGTCAACCGGGGCTACTGCGTCTACTCGCTCGACTACGGCCAGCTCCCCGGCGTGCCGTTCTTCAACGGACTCGGCCCCATCGACAAGTCCGCCGGACAGCTCGACACGTTCGTCGACAAGGTGCTCGCCGCCACCGGAGCGCCCAAGGCCGACCTGGTCGGCCACTCGCAGGGCGGCATGATGCCGAACTACTACCTGAAGTTCCTCGGCGGCGCCGGCAAGGTGAACGCCCTCATCGGGATCGCCCCCGACAACCACGGCACCACGCTCCTGGGGCTGACCAAGCTGCTGCCGTACTTCCCCGGCGCCGAGGACCTGCTCACCGCGAAGACCCCCGGCCTCGCCGACCAGATCGCGGGCTCGCCGTTCATCACCAAGCTCAACGCGGGCGGGGACACCGTGCCGGGCGTCCGCTACACCGTCATCGCGACCAGGTACGACGAGGTCGTCACCCCGTACCGCACGCAGTACCTCGACGGCCCGAACGTACGCAACGTCCTGCTCCAGGACCTGTGCCCGGTCGACCTGTCCGAGCACGTGGCGATCGGGACCATCGACCGGATCGCCTTCCACGAGGTCGCGAACGCCCTCGACCCGGCGCGCGCCACCCCGACGACCTGCGCCTCGGTGGTCGGCTGA
- a CDS encoding DNA polymerase Y family protein: MSDRETVLCLRFRRIGGGPVDSAGYEGMLALLGAFTPVVEAAPPDGALADVSGALRYFGQDAAGLAAVIRVRALALHGVECAIGAARTPMPARMAARRAAPGATFVVPGGQEAAFLAPLPAAALEGVGAATARTLCGYGLDSVGRIAAAPLATLQRITGVRTGRELWERANGIDRTRVLPNAAARSIAAERSFPHDELDRERHRRALLSLTEELGARLRAEGQVCRALAVSVRYADRTGYATLTRSRTLREPTAHSAALTALAYRIQDSLGLQRARVRGIALRAEGLGDAERASCQLSLDPADERARRIEEVSDRLRAKFGPQAVKPGRLAA, encoded by the coding sequence ATGAGTGACCGGGAGACGGTTCTGTGCCTGCGCTTTCGCCGGATCGGCGGCGGGCCGGTGGACAGCGCCGGTTACGAGGGGATGCTCGCCCTCCTCGGCGCGTTCACCCCGGTCGTCGAGGCCGCACCGCCCGACGGGGCGCTCGCCGATGTGAGCGGCGCGCTGCGCTACTTCGGGCAGGACGCGGCGGGCCTGGCCGCGGTGATCCGGGTCCGGGCGCTCGCCCTGCACGGCGTGGAATGCGCGATCGGGGCGGCCCGCACCCCCATGCCGGCCCGGATGGCGGCGCGGCGGGCGGCGCCCGGCGCGACCTTCGTGGTGCCCGGCGGCCAGGAGGCCGCGTTCCTCGCGCCCCTGCCGGCCGCCGCGCTGGAGGGGGTCGGGGCGGCGACGGCACGCACCCTGTGCGGATACGGGCTCGACTCCGTCGGCCGGATCGCCGCGGCGCCGCTCGCCACCCTGCAGCGGATCACCGGGGTGCGGACCGGCCGTGAGCTGTGGGAGCGGGCGAACGGCATCGACCGCACCCGGGTCCTGCCGAACGCCGCCGCCCGGTCCATCGCCGCCGAACGTTCCTTCCCGCACGACGAACTGGACCGGGAACGGCACCGCCGCGCGCTCCTCTCGCTCACCGAGGAGCTCGGCGCCCGGCTGCGCGCCGAGGGGCAGGTGTGCCGTGCGCTCGCGGTCTCCGTGCGGTACGCCGACCGGACCGGCTACGCGACGCTGACCCGCAGCCGTACGCTCCGGGAGCCCACCGCCCACTCGGCGGCGCTCACCGCGCTCGCGTACCGGATCCAGGACTCGCTCGGCCTGCAACGGGCCCGGGTCCGGGGGATCGCGCTGCGGGCCGAGGGGCTCGGCGACGCGGAAAGGGCGTCCTGTCAGCTCAGCCTCGATCCGGCGGACGAGCGGGCGCGCCGGATCGAGGAGGTGTCGGACCGGCTGCGGGCGAAGTTCGGGCCGCAGGCGGTGAAGCCGGGGCGGCTCGCCGCCTGA
- a CDS encoding DNA polymerase III subunit alpha, which produces MPGFTHLRTVSGFSLRYGASHPERLAGRAAERGMDALALTDRDTLAGTVRFARACEKAGIRPLFGADLAVARRTREEGRTHRLRAPVRGGAFVDESAPRVTFLARDGARGWAELCRLVTAAHAVPADPSAAGGPPLVDWPALPAEGLTVLLGPASEVGRALAAGRPDRAAALLAPWREMYGDDLRLEAVHHGREGTGPGSLRLAARTVGFAAEQGVRAVLTNAVRYADREQGPVADVLDSARRLVPVDPRRSPLDSGERWLKDARAMAETAGRITAAAGLGPDAGARLLAETRRTADACLVDPEDDLGLGAVHFPEPRLVGAGRRTAQRVLASRAAAGMVLRGYDRRRDHWERMHHELDIIAHHGFASYFLTVAQVVDDVRDMGVRVAARGSGAGSLVNHLLGIAHADPVEHGLLMERFLSKRRFVLPDIDIDVESARRLDVYRRIIGRFGAERVATVAMPETYRVRHAIRDVGAALSMDPAETDRLAKAFPHIRARDARAAMEELPELKEVARHKERYGRLWELVEALDALPRGIAMHPCGVLLSDATLLSRTPVMPTSGEGFPMAQFDKEDVEHLGLLKLDVLGVRMQSAMAHAVTEVKRASGEEVDLDAVPPGDPETYRLIRTAETLGCFQIESPGQRDLVGRLQPATFHDLVVDISLFRPGPVAADMVRPFIEARHGRAPVRYPHPDLEGPLRDTYGVVVFHEQIIEMVDIMTGCGRGEADRVRRGLSDPESQGRIRIWFARQAAAKGYGVEVIARTWEIIEAFGSYGFCKAHAVAFAVPTYQSAWLKAHHPAAFYAGLLTHDPGMYPKRLLLADARRRGVPVLPLDVNRSAAAHRIELVSGEEGGAGKWGLRLALPDVHGISEAEVARIEAGQPYTSLLDFWQRARPGRPVAERLAQVGALDAFGANRRDLLLHLSELHRARRSAGPGTHGAQLPLGEGRKSGSIGLPDLNDAERLSAELGVLSMDVSRHLMGDHHAFLEELGAVSAKRLREARHGETVLVAGAKAATQTPPVRSGRRVIFTTLDDGTGLVDLAFFDDSHAACAHTVFHSWLLLVRGVVQRRGPRSLSVVGAAAWNLAELAELRRTGGLDAVAARLAEVPDEDTASEEAAPGGAGGRRIQLSTGYEMNPWSDLQPPGEGAPTGRKLWHRSPGSAG; this is translated from the coding sequence ATGCCCGGGTTCACGCATCTGCGCACCGTTTCCGGGTTCTCCCTGCGGTACGGGGCCTCGCACCCGGAGCGGCTGGCCGGGCGTGCCGCGGAGCGGGGGATGGACGCCCTCGCGCTGACCGACCGCGACACCCTCGCGGGCACGGTCCGTTTCGCCAGGGCCTGCGAGAAGGCCGGGATCCGGCCGCTCTTCGGGGCGGACCTCGCGGTGGCGCGGCGTACGAGGGAAGAGGGTCGTACGCATCGGCTCCGCGCGCCCGTCCGCGGTGGTGCCTTTGTCGATGAATCCGCACCCCGGGTCACCTTTCTCGCCCGTGACGGCGCCCGCGGCTGGGCGGAGCTGTGCCGGCTCGTCACCGCCGCCCATGCCGTACCCGCGGACCCGTCCGCCGCGGGCGGGCCGCCCCTGGTGGACTGGCCCGCGCTGCCCGCCGAAGGGCTCACCGTGCTGCTCGGGCCCGCCTCCGAGGTGGGCAGGGCGCTGGCCGCGGGCCGCCCCGACCGGGCCGCCGCGCTGCTCGCGCCCTGGCGGGAGATGTACGGCGACGACCTGCGCCTCGAAGCCGTCCACCACGGACGCGAGGGCACCGGACCCGGATCGCTGCGGCTCGCCGCCCGTACCGTCGGCTTCGCCGCCGAACAAGGGGTGCGGGCCGTGCTGACCAACGCCGTCCGGTACGCCGACCGCGAGCAGGGCCCGGTCGCCGATGTGCTCGACTCGGCCCGCAGGCTCGTTCCCGTCGACCCGCGCCGCTCGCCCCTCGACAGTGGTGAGCGCTGGCTCAAGGACGCCCGCGCGATGGCGGAGACCGCCGGGCGGATCACCGCCGCCGCCGGTCTCGGCCCCGACGCCGGGGCGCGACTGCTGGCGGAGACCCGGCGCACCGCCGACGCCTGTCTCGTCGACCCCGAGGACGACCTCGGTCTCGGCGCCGTCCACTTCCCCGAACCGCGTCTCGTCGGAGCCGGGCGGCGCACCGCCCAGCGGGTGCTGGCCTCCCGGGCCGCCGCGGGCATGGTGCTGCGCGGGTACGACCGCAGGCGCGACCACTGGGAGCGGATGCATCACGAACTGGACATCATCGCCCACCACGGCTTCGCCTCGTACTTCCTCACGGTCGCCCAAGTCGTCGACGACGTACGGGACATGGGGGTCCGGGTCGCCGCCCGTGGCTCCGGGGCGGGCTCCCTGGTCAACCATCTCCTCGGGATCGCGCACGCCGACCCGGTCGAGCACGGGCTGCTGATGGAGCGCTTCCTGTCCAAGCGGCGCTTCGTGCTGCCCGACATCGACATCGACGTCGAGTCGGCCCGCCGCCTGGACGTCTACCGCAGGATCATCGGGCGCTTCGGTGCCGAGCGGGTCGCCACCGTCGCCATGCCCGAGACCTACCGGGTGCGCCACGCGATCCGGGACGTCGGGGCCGCGCTCTCCATGGACCCGGCCGAGACCGACCGGCTCGCCAAGGCGTTCCCGCACATCCGGGCCCGCGACGCCCGCGCCGCCATGGAGGAACTGCCCGAACTGAAGGAGGTGGCCCGGCACAAGGAGAGGTACGGCCGGCTCTGGGAACTGGTGGAGGCGCTGGACGCGCTGCCCCGCGGCATCGCCATGCACCCGTGCGGGGTGCTGCTCTCGGACGCCACGCTGCTGAGCCGTACCCCGGTCATGCCCACCAGCGGCGAGGGCTTCCCGATGGCGCAGTTCGACAAGGAGGACGTGGAGCACCTCGGGCTGCTCAAGCTCGATGTGCTGGGCGTACGGATGCAGTCGGCGATGGCGCACGCGGTCACGGAGGTGAAGCGGGCCTCGGGGGAGGAGGTGGACCTCGATGCCGTACCGCCCGGCGACCCGGAGACGTACCGGCTGATCAGGACCGCCGAGACGCTGGGCTGCTTCCAGATCGAATCGCCGGGCCAGCGCGATCTGGTCGGCAGGCTCCAGCCCGCCACCTTCCACGACCTGGTCGTCGACATCTCGCTGTTCCGGCCCGGACCGGTCGCCGCCGACATGGTGCGGCCGTTCATCGAGGCCCGGCACGGCAGGGCGCCCGTCCGCTACCCGCATCCCGACCTGGAAGGGCCGCTGCGGGACACCTACGGGGTGGTCGTCTTCCACGAACAGATCATCGAGATGGTCGACATCATGACCGGCTGCGGCCGGGGCGAGGCCGACCGGGTGCGGCGCGGGCTCTCCGACCCCGAGTCGCAGGGCCGGATCAGGATCTGGTTCGCGCGGCAGGCGGCGGCGAAGGGGTACGGCGTCGAGGTGATCGCCCGTACCTGGGAGATCATCGAGGCGTTCGGCAGTTACGGCTTCTGCAAGGCGCACGCGGTCGCCTTCGCCGTACCGACGTACCAGTCGGCCTGGCTCAAGGCGCACCATCCGGCGGCCTTCTACGCCGGGCTGCTCACCCACGACCCGGGGATGTATCCGAAGCGGCTGCTGCTCGCGGACGCGCGGCGGCGCGGAGTGCCGGTACTGCCGCTGGACGTCAACCGGTCGGCTGCCGCTCACCGAATCGAACTGGTGTCCGGTGAGGAGGGTGGTGCCGGGAAGTGGGGGCTGCGGCTGGCGCTCCCGGACGTCCACGGCATCAGCGAGGCGGAGGTCGCCCGGATCGAGGCCGGGCAGCCGTACACCTCGCTGCTGGACTTCTGGCAGCGTGCCCGGCCGGGCCGGCCGGTGGCCGAACGGCTTGCCCAGGTGGGCGCGTTGGACGCCTTCGGCGCCAACCGCCGCGATCTGCTGCTGCACCTCTCCGAACTCCACCGCGCCCGGCGGAGCGCCGGACCGGGCACCCACGGGGCCCAGCTCCCGCTGGGGGAGGGCCGGAAGTCCGGCTCCATCGGTCTGCCGGACCTCAATGACGCGGAGCGGCTCAGCGCCGAGCTCGGTGTGCTGAGCATGGATGTCTCGCGCCATCTGATGGGGGACCACCATGCCTTCCTGGAGGAGCTGGGCGCGGTCTCCGCCAAGCGGCTGCGGGAGGCACGGCACGGGGAGACGGTGCTGGTCGCGGGCGCCAAGGCGGCCACCCAGACCCCGCCGGTCCGCTCCGGGCGCCGGGTCATCTTCACCACCCTGGACGACGGCACCGGCCTGGTGGACCTGGCCTTCTTCGACGACAGCCACGCGGCCTGCGCGCACACGGTCTTCCACTCCTGGCTGCTGCTGGTGCGCGGTGTGGTGCAACGGCGTGGCCCGCGGAGCCTGAGCGTGGTCGGTGCCGCGGCCTGGAACCTGGCGGAACTGGCGGAGCTGCGCCGCACCGGCGGACTCGACGCGGTCGCGGCCCGGCTGGCGGAGGTGCCGGACGAGGACACCGCTTCGGAGGAGGCGGCCCCCGGGGGCGCCGGCGGCCGGCGTATCCAGCTGTCCACCGGCTACGAGATGAATCCCTGGTCCGACCTCCAGCCGCCCGGCGAAGGGGCCCCCACCGGAAGGAAGTTGTGGCACCGGAGCCCCGGGAGCGCGGGATGA
- a CDS encoding DUF3533 domain-containing protein translates to MTFVDEVKNAVTPRAALLVIGVLGLQLLFIASYVGALHKPKPTDVAFGVVAPQQVSQRLVTQLDELPGGPLDPREVGDAAEAREQILNRDIDGALIVDPAGRTDTLLVASGGGTVLASSLEKILTGVEATQRRTVRTVDVAPASREDFDGLSSFYLVVGWCVGGYLCASILAISAGSKPANRQRAVIRTGVMALYSIAGGIGGAIIIGPILGALPGSVWGLAGLGALVVFAVGMITLALEALTGIVGIGLAVLIIVIAGNPSAGGAFPLPMLPDFWRAIGPALPPGAGTWVARSIAYFKGNAITGPLLVLSAWAVVGTVFTLLLSMRHKPEAAPPGPAPTAAAPGGSTLT, encoded by the coding sequence ATGACTTTCGTCGACGAGGTGAAGAACGCCGTCACTCCACGGGCCGCCCTGCTCGTCATCGGGGTGCTCGGGCTGCAGCTGCTGTTCATCGCGTCCTACGTCGGGGCGCTGCACAAGCCGAAGCCGACCGATGTCGCGTTCGGGGTCGTGGCCCCCCAGCAGGTGTCCCAGCGACTCGTCACCCAGCTGGACGAGCTGCCCGGCGGCCCCCTGGACCCCCGCGAGGTCGGCGACGCCGCCGAGGCCCGCGAGCAGATCCTGAACCGCGACATCGACGGCGCCCTGATCGTCGACCCGGCGGGAAGGACCGACACCCTGCTGGTCGCCTCCGGCGGCGGCACCGTCCTGGCCTCCTCCCTGGAGAAGATCCTCACCGGGGTCGAGGCCACCCAGCGCCGGACCGTGCGCACCGTGGACGTGGCCCCCGCCTCCCGCGAGGACTTCGACGGGCTCTCGTCGTTCTACCTCGTCGTGGGCTGGTGCGTGGGCGGCTACCTCTGCGCCTCGATCCTGGCGATCAGCGCCGGCTCCAAGCCCGCCAACCGGCAGCGCGCGGTGATCCGGACCGGCGTCATGGCGCTGTACTCGATCGCGGGCGGGATCGGCGGCGCGATCATCATCGGACCGATCCTCGGCGCCCTGCCCGGCAGCGTGTGGGGCCTGGCCGGCCTGGGCGCGCTGGTCGTCTTCGCGGTCGGCATGATCACGCTCGCCCTGGAGGCGCTGACCGGCATCGTCGGCATCGGCCTGGCCGTCCTGATCATCGTCATCGCGGGCAACCCGAGCGCGGGCGGCGCCTTCCCGCTGCCGATGCTGCCGGACTTCTGGCGGGCGATCGGCCCCGCCCTGCCACCGGGCGCGGGCACCTGGGTGGCCCGCTCGATCGCGTACTTCAAGGGCAACGCGATCACCGGACCGCTGCTGGTGCTCTCCGCCTGGGCGGTCGTGGGTACGGTCTTCACCCTGCTGCTGTCGAT